Within Microbacterium oryzae, the genomic segment CGCCACGGCGAGGTCTTCAACCCCCGCCGCGTGCTCTATGAGCGCATCCCCGGCTTCCGTCTCAGCGAAGACGGCAAGCGGATGGCCCGGGCCGCCGCCGAGTACGTCCGCGGTCTCGATCGTCCCCTGGCCGAGCTCGTCTGCTCGCCGCTCGATCGCACGCGCGAGTCCGCGGAGCCGTTCACCGACCTGTTCGACATGGAGCCGCGCGCGGATGAGCGCGTGATCGAGCCGTGGAACGCGTTCGCCGGCAAGCGCATGAGCCGCGCGGTGTTCATCCCGCAGAACTGGTGGCATCTGCGGAACCCGTCGCAGCCGAGCTGGGGCGAGCCGTACCGCGATGTCGCCGAGCGCATGCACGCCGCGCTCGACGCCGCGTGGGATGCGGCCGACGGCGGCGACGTCGCCATCGTCACGCATCAGGCGCCGATCTGGATCACGCACCTCTCGGTCGCGGGGCTTCCGCTCCGTCACGACCCCCGCACGCGCCGCTGCGCGCTCTCGAGCGTGACGTCGTTCGAGCGCAAGGGCGACGTCTGGCGCGAGGTCGGGTATGCGGAGCCCGCCGCGACCGACGACGCGGTCGACGTAG encodes:
- a CDS encoding histidine phosphatase family protein encodes the protein MPAERLHLIRHGEVFNPRRVLYERIPGFRLSEDGKRMARAAAEYVRGLDRPLAELVCSPLDRTRESAEPFTDLFDMEPRADERVIEPWNAFAGKRMSRAVFIPQNWWHLRNPSQPSWGEPYRDVAERMHAALDAAWDAADGGDVAIVTHQAPIWITHLSVAGLPLRHDPRTRRCALSSVTSFERKGDVWREVGYAEPAATDDAVDVGAV